From Streptomyces sp. TLI_105, the proteins below share one genomic window:
- a CDS encoding DUF3817 domain-containing protein translates to MKSSVLTRYRVMAYVTAVMLLILCACMVAKYGFGVGEDLTFAVSQLHGVLYIIYLIFAFDLGSKAKWPFGKLLWVLVSGTIPTAAFFVERKVVAETLPLVSGAQAQPVKA, encoded by the coding sequence ATGAAATCCAGCGTGCTGACCCGCTACCGCGTCATGGCCTACGTCACCGCGGTCATGCTCCTGATCCTCTGTGCGTGCATGGTCGCCAAGTACGGCTTCGGCGTCGGCGAGGACCTGACCTTCGCGGTCTCCCAGCTCCACGGTGTCCTCTACATCATCTACCTGATCTTCGCCTTCGACCTGGGCTCCAAGGCGAAGTGGCCGTTCGGCAAGCTGCTGTGGGTGCTGGTCTCCGGCACCATCCCGACCGCCGCCTTCTTCGTCGAGCGCAAGGTCGTCGCCGAGACGCTTCCGCTGGTCAGCGGCGCGCAGGCGCAGCCGGTCAAGGCCTGA
- a CDS encoding MarR family winged helix-turn-helix transcriptional regulator, with protein MPKPLSLPFDPIARADELWQKRWGPVPSMAAITSIMRAHQILLAEVDAVVKPYGLTFARYEALVLLTFSKAGELPMSKIGERLMVHPTSVTNTVDRLVKSGLVAKRPNPNDGRGTLASITEKGREVVEAATRDLMEMEFGLGAYDAEECAEIFAMLRPLRVAAHDFDEG; from the coding sequence GTGCCGAAGCCGCTCAGTCTCCCCTTCGACCCCATCGCCCGAGCCGACGAACTCTGGCAGAAGCGCTGGGGCCCGGTCCCCTCGATGGCCGCGATCACCTCGATCATGCGCGCCCACCAGATCCTCCTCGCGGAGGTCGACGCGGTCGTCAAGCCGTACGGGCTGACCTTCGCGCGGTACGAGGCCCTGGTCCTGCTCACCTTCTCCAAGGCGGGCGAGCTGCCGATGTCCAAGATCGGCGAGCGGCTGATGGTCCACCCGACCTCGGTGACGAACACGGTGGACCGGCTGGTGAAGTCGGGGCTCGTCGCCAAGCGGCCCAACCCCAACGACGGCCGCGGCACCCTCGCCTCCATCACGGAGAAGGGCCGCGAGGTGGTCGAGGCCGCGACCCGCGACCTGATGGAGATGGAGTTCGGCCTCGGCGCGTACGACGCCGAGGAGTGCGCGGAGATCTTCGCGATGCTGCGCCCGCTGCGGGTCGCGGCGCACGACTTCGACGAGGGCTGA
- a CDS encoding MFS transporter, with the protein MRAVDPGAAVPVPAPAVGPEVPAGGPGYLAVFAVPEFRFVFVAHLFSLLGVVVSELALTVLVYDLTRSPLLSSLTFALGFLPYLLGGTLLAGLTDRLPPRRILVVCDLVCAGCVALMVVPATPVAVLLVLRCAIAVVSPVFNGTRMATLADILGEGELFVLGRSLLRIVSQSALLAGFAAGGVLLTLVPPRGALVVTAATFLVSALLLRLGTARRPARAAASTGGLAGTWAVLRNRRVRALMLMFWVPPLFAVVPEALAAPYADEIGVSTAALGLLMCALPVGTIAGELFAGSFLSAGTRSRIVLPLAVTGVLPYLLYAPEPGVVLAAVALFLAGATGAYTLGLDAWFVAAVPEEQRGRAMTLMTAGMMTVQGVGMAGAGIAAEFAPVHTVVAGTGVLGTVCLLAAAVELRATEGRDGADRHVTSR; encoded by the coding sequence GTGCGGGCCGTCGACCCCGGCGCTGCCGTGCCCGTCCCGGCCCCGGCCGTCGGGCCCGAGGTTCCGGCCGGCGGCCCCGGATACCTCGCCGTCTTCGCCGTCCCCGAGTTCCGGTTCGTGTTCGTGGCGCATCTGTTCTCGTTGCTCGGGGTCGTCGTCAGTGAGCTCGCGCTCACCGTGCTCGTCTACGACCTGACGCGGTCGCCGCTGCTTTCCTCGCTCACCTTCGCGCTCGGGTTCCTGCCCTACCTCCTCGGCGGGACCCTCCTCGCCGGGCTCACCGACCGGCTTCCGCCCCGGCGGATCCTCGTCGTCTGCGACCTCGTCTGCGCCGGCTGCGTCGCGCTCATGGTCGTGCCCGCCACCCCCGTCGCCGTCCTGCTCGTGCTGCGCTGCGCCATCGCCGTCGTCTCGCCCGTCTTCAACGGCACCCGCATGGCGACCCTCGCCGACATCCTCGGCGAGGGCGAGCTGTTCGTGCTCGGGCGCTCGCTGCTGCGGATCGTGTCGCAGAGCGCGCTGCTCGCCGGCTTCGCCGCCGGCGGCGTCCTCCTCACCCTCGTCCCGCCGCGCGGCGCCCTCGTCGTCACCGCCGCCACGTTCCTCGTCTCCGCGCTGCTCCTGCGCCTCGGCACCGCCCGCCGCCCCGCCCGGGCGGCCGCGTCCACGGGCGGGCTCGCCGGCACCTGGGCGGTGCTGCGGAACCGGCGCGTGCGCGCCCTGATGCTGATGTTCTGGGTGCCGCCGCTCTTCGCCGTCGTCCCCGAGGCGCTCGCCGCCCCCTACGCCGACGAGATCGGCGTCTCCACCGCCGCCCTCGGCCTCCTCATGTGCGCGCTGCCCGTCGGCACCATCGCGGGCGAGCTCTTCGCCGGATCGTTCCTCTCCGCCGGGACCCGCTCCCGGATCGTGCTGCCGCTCGCCGTCACCGGCGTCCTGCCGTACCTGCTGTACGCCCCCGAGCCGGGCGTCGTCCTCGCGGCCGTCGCCCTGTTCCTGGCCGGCGCCACCGGCGCGTACACCCTCGGTCTCGACGCCTGGTTCGTCGCCGCCGTCCCCGAGGAGCAGCGGGGGAGGGCCATGACCCTGATGACCGCGGGCATGATGACCGTGCAGGGCGTCGGCATGGCCGGGGCCGGGATCGCGGCCGAGTTCGCCCCCGTGCACACGGTCGTCGCGGGCACGGGCGTCCTCGGCACGGTCTGTCTCCTCGCCGCCGCCGTCGAGCTGCGGGCGACCGAAGGGCGAGACGGGGCTGACCGGCATGTGACCAGTCGGTAA